The genomic DNA CATCCTCCCGACCGACGCCGCCGCTCGCGTTCGGAAACTTCCTGCTGTTCGACGGCACGTCCAGCGTGGTGCGGGGAGGGCTTCGCCTCCTTGTCGAGCGCAATCGCATCAAGCAGATCGTCAGCGGTGACCCGGCGCCGCCGGAGGGCACACAGATGATCGATTGTGGCGGTCGGGTTCTGATGCCGGGCCTGATCGATGCCCACTGGCATACGATGTTCGCGGCACTTCCGATCCCCGTCCTGATTTCGGCTGACGTGGGATACATTTTTCTTGCCGCGAGCGCTGAGGCGGAACGGACGCTGATGCGTGGCTTCACCACCATCCGGGACCTGGGCGGCCCTTCCTTTGCATTGAAGCAGGCGATTGATGAGGGCCTCGTCACAGGACCTCGCATTTATCCTTCGGGAGCCATGATCACGACCACCGGTGGGCATGGCGACATGCGACCTCTATCCGATCTGCCGAGGATTCCGGGCGGTCCGCTGAGTCATATGGAGCAAACCGGCAGTGCCAATATCGCCGACAATGCGGACGAGGTCCGCCTGCGGGTGCGTGAACAGCTCCTCCAGGGCGCTTCGCAGATCAAGCTCGTCGGTGGCGGAGGCGTCGCATCGCCGCGTACCACGCTGGACATGATCACGTTCAGCGAGGAGGAGCTCCGCGCGGGTGTCCAGGCGGCAGCCGACCGGAATACCTACGTGGCGGTGCATGCCTATTCACCCACCGCGATCCGGCGGGCCATCGCTGCAGGCGCTCAATGCATCGAGCACGGGCATCTGATGGACGAGGCAACTGCCAGTCTCATGGCGGACAAGGGCACATGGCTCAGCACGCAACCGTTCATCGACGATGACGACATGCCTCCGCTGACGGGCCAGAGCCGCATCAATCTGCTTCAGGTCATCGCCGGAACGGACGATGTTTACAGGCTCGCGAAGGACCGCAAGATCAAGACCGCCTTCGGAACGGACTTGCTGTTCTCGAACGCGCTTACGGGGCGGCAGGGACTCCTGCTGACCCATTTGACCCGCTGGTACGACAATGCCGAGATATTGACGATGGCAACCTCCGGCAACGCTGAGCTTCTGGCGATGTCGGGTTCGCGAAACCCCTACCCGGGAAAGCTGGGAGTCATCGAAGAGGGAGCCCTCGCCGACCTGTTGGTGATCGATGGCAATCCCATTGACGACATTGAGCTTGTCGCCGACCCGGACAAGAACCTCATGGTTATCATGAAGGACGGCAGGCTGTATAAGAACACCTTGCCTGGCTAGAGCATCGGACCCAAAAGTGGACGCTACTTTTGGGATCGATTCGATGCTCCCTCCTTGGATGAGTCCGTCGTTCCTGCAAAAAGCCGGGGGCACTTTTTCGCACGATGCTGCTGTTCCTCCACCGGTCCAAGTCAGCAGGGTCAGCGGCATGAGCCGTCCCAAGCTATCAGGGGATATTGTGCGGCATTTGGTCGATGCTCTCGGCGATCCTGCGTGCCACGTAGGGGTAGAACGGGTTGGACGAGATCCGAACCAGTGCGTCAAGAGGAACGACAAGGACGCCGCGCTCGCCGCGCGGTGTCAGGGCGCCGAGATTGATGCCGAACTCCTCCTTATTGTCCGGCTGCGAACCATAGAGCGGGTCGGTTACGGGAAAGGGCAGGGCGACATGGGAGAGCGAGAATGCAAAGGGGGGGAATGTCAGGCCGAGTGGCGTCATCGTCTCAGCCGTTGCGCCGCTTTCGGTGAGCCGTTCGACGGCCTCGAGCGACGATGGATCTGAGTTCGTGACGAGCGTCGTCCTGAACGCGCGCGGAGCAGAAGGCAAGAGCCGGTCGACGATCGTCTCCATGGAGCGGTCGATCAGCGGGCCGAGGCTGATGGCCCGGTTAAGATCGAACAGGGTCAGTTCACTGCCATTAGCTGGAAGCCTCGAGTAAAGGCTTGTGATGATCGCCCGGGTGCTGACGGTGAAGTCGACGACCGACTGGAACGTATGAATCGGCGGGAGGGCCGCAATGCTGCCATCGGCGACTGCGCGATTGATCTGATCCTGAAGAGCTTGCGTGACCTGAAAGGCCTGCCGCGCTCCGTTGACGGGGAAAGAGTTGTACTTGAAGGGGTTGAACTCGGGCAGCACATCGAGCCAGGCCGCCCTGGCGAAGGCCGGGAAGAAGGCAGGCAATCCGGCAATGCCGGCATAGCGAGCGAAGATCGTGAGGCCGACCATCGGTGAGAGAAGGATCAGACGCTTCGGTCGCGGAAGATCGTCTTTTCCGATGGCGTCTAAGGCGTACTTCACCGCGAGTGCCCCACCGTTCGAGAAGCCGACGATGTGAAGCGGCCTGCCTGGGCCTGCGCGTCGGACAGCCTCTCGCACGGCCAGCCGGGTCGCTGCCATCCAGTCCTCCCACTCAACGGTCGTCAAGGCGGCCGGAACGGTGCCGTGGCCCGGCAAGCGGATGCCAACGGCGACGAAACCATGGTCGCGATAGAGGGCGGCGAGGTGACGGAGGCTGTAGGGGGCATCGGTCAGGCCGTGCAGAAACACGGCGGCGCCAGTCGGCTCGCCCTTGGGTTCCATGACGTAGGAGCGATTCCAGTCGGTCTGAAAGCCTTGAGGGTCCACCGGGCTGCCTGCAACATAGCGGCTCAGCGGCATCGCGGCGCCTTCGCCGGGTTTGCGGAAGACTTCGCGCCTGACCTCGGCAAGGATTCGGTCCTCGGCCTGGAGATAGCCCTGCCAGTCGGTGGCGTCGATGGCATCCGCATCGAGCTCGTCCGGAACGAAGGTGTGCCATGGCTCCAGCGGAGGGGCGCGGAGAGCGTCCCACGCACGGAAGGCGAGACCGGCGACGATCAGGCAAAGCAAGACGCCCGCCAATACGGTCGCGCCGATCGCGATTCT from Microvirga sp. TS319 includes the following:
- a CDS encoding alpha/beta hydrolase, yielding MRSIVYTGLRRIAIGATVLAGVLLCLIVAGLAFRAWDALRAPPLEPWHTFVPDELDADAIDATDWQGYLQAEDRILAEVRREVFRKPGEGAAMPLSRYVAGSPVDPQGFQTDWNRSYVMEPKGEPTGAAVFLHGLTDAPYSLRHLAALYRDHGFVAVGIRLPGHGTVPAALTTVEWEDWMAATRLAVREAVRRAGPGRPLHIVGFSNGGALAVKYALDAIGKDDLPRPKRLILLSPMVGLTIFARYAGIAGLPAFFPAFARAAWLDVLPEFNPFKYNSFPVNGARQAFQVTQALQDQINRAVADGSIAALPPIHTFQSVVDFTVSTRAIITSLYSRLPANGSELTLFDLNRAISLGPLIDRSMETIVDRLLPSAPRAFRTTLVTNSDPSSLEAVERLTESGATAETMTPLGLTFPPFAFSLSHVALPFPVTDPLYGSQPDNKEEFGINLGALTPRGERGVLVVPLDALVRISSNPFYPYVARRIAESIDQMPHNIP
- a CDS encoding amidohydrolase family protein translates to MFSCVSADEVERSEAWACSCCQPQLQAAARRIGRDLSRRGFIAGASASLVSLGLVRPVGAQSSSSRPTPPLAFGNFLLFDGTSSVVRGGLRLLVERNRIKQIVSGDPAPPEGTQMIDCGGRVLMPGLIDAHWHTMFAALPIPVLISADVGYIFLAASAEAERTLMRGFTTIRDLGGPSFALKQAIDEGLVTGPRIYPSGAMITTTGGHGDMRPLSDLPRIPGGPLSHMEQTGSANIADNADEVRLRVREQLLQGASQIKLVGGGGVASPRTTLDMITFSEEELRAGVQAAADRNTYVAVHAYSPTAIRRAIAAGAQCIEHGHLMDEATASLMADKGTWLSTQPFIDDDDMPPLTGQSRINLLQVIAGTDDVYRLAKDRKIKTAFGTDLLFSNALTGRQGLLLTHLTRWYDNAEILTMATSGNAELLAMSGSRNPYPGKLGVIEEGALADLLVIDGNPIDDIELVADPDKNLMVIMKDGRLYKNTLPG